The following are encoded in a window of Aestuariirhabdus haliotis genomic DNA:
- the tsaB gene encoding tRNA (adenosine(37)-N6)-threonylcarbamoyltransferase complex dimerization subunit type 1 TsaB, giving the protein MTTILAFDTSTEACSVALDIDGDRISNWELVPRQHSEKILPMIDSVLADAGISINVVDALAFGRGPGAFTGVRIATAIVQGLAFAADKPVVPVSTLAALAQQGVRRFQAEHILASIDARMDEVYWAAYSLTDGVLQTRVHEQVTPPETVVSLEALDECFGIGTGWSYCERIPLNPQKVVADAYPHAEDIVALAGDAFARGEAVSAEFALPVYLRDKVAKKRHER; this is encoded by the coding sequence ATGACTACAATTCTTGCATTCGACACATCCACTGAAGCTTGCTCTGTAGCCCTTGATATTGATGGCGACAGGATTTCAAACTGGGAATTGGTGCCCCGGCAACATAGTGAAAAGATCTTGCCGATGATCGATAGCGTTTTGGCTGATGCCGGAATATCGATCAATGTGGTTGATGCACTTGCTTTTGGTAGGGGGCCGGGTGCCTTTACCGGGGTGAGAATAGCGACTGCTATTGTTCAGGGGTTGGCGTTTGCGGCAGATAAGCCGGTCGTTCCGGTATCTACACTTGCGGCATTGGCTCAGCAAGGCGTTCGGCGCTTTCAGGCAGAGCATATACTGGCCTCTATTGATGCAAGAATGGATGAGGTGTATTGGGCCGCTTATTCGCTAACGGATGGTGTACTGCAAACGAGAGTCCACGAGCAGGTAACTCCGCCGGAAACTGTAGTTTCACTCGAGGCTCTAGATGAATGCTTTGGTATCGGTACAGGATGGAGCTATTGCGAACGAATACCTTTAAACCCTCAGAAGGTTGTAGCCGATGCCTATCCCCATGCTGAAGATATTGTTGCGCTGGCAGGTGACGCCTTTGCCAGAGGCGAGGCCGTTTCAGCCGAATTTGCGTTACCGGTCTATCTACGCGACAAAGTCGCTAAGAAGCGCCACGAGCGTTAA
- a CDS encoding undecaprenyl-diphosphate phosphatase: MDVFQIIVLALIQGISEFLPISSSAHLILPSQILGWADQGLAFDVAVHIGSLAAVVTYFRHDLVQLISGCQQSLVTREINAESRLSLMLVLGTIPAVLFGLVVSVSGFDDAMRSIFIIATTTLIFGVLLGFAERFIRGESMDAMGWKQALLIGIAQALAIIPGTSRSGITITAALLLGFSREVAARFSFLLSIPIIVAAGTLKIAQLIQQADPVDWSVLVLGVLLSGVSAWLCIKWFLAVINRIGMMPFVIYRIVLAGVLFAIYFN; encoded by the coding sequence ATGGATGTTTTCCAGATTATCGTACTGGCGCTGATCCAGGGCATCAGCGAATTCTTGCCTATATCCAGTTCGGCCCACCTTATATTGCCTTCGCAGATTTTAGGTTGGGCGGATCAAGGGCTGGCTTTTGATGTGGCGGTACACATTGGCTCATTGGCTGCGGTCGTCACCTATTTTCGTCATGATCTGGTGCAGTTGATTTCTGGGTGTCAGCAATCATTGGTAACGCGTGAAATAAACGCAGAATCACGCCTGAGCCTGATGCTGGTGCTCGGCACGATTCCGGCGGTTTTATTTGGTTTGGTCGTCAGTGTCAGTGGTTTCGATGATGCTATGCGGTCCATTTTTATCATTGCGACCACAACGTTGATCTTTGGGGTTTTACTTGGGTTTGCGGAGCGCTTTATACGCGGGGAATCCATGGATGCTATGGGCTGGAAGCAAGCCTTATTGATAGGTATAGCCCAGGCCCTGGCTATTATTCCTGGCACCTCGAGATCAGGCATTACTATTACAGCGGCTTTGCTGTTGGGTTTTTCAAGGGAGGTTGCAGCGCGCTTCTCGTTTTTGCTGTCCATACCTATCATTGTGGCAGCTGGAACCTTGAAAATCGCTCAGCTTATTCAGCAGGCCGATCCTGTTGACTGGTCAGTACTGGTGCTTGGCGTACTGCTATCGGGTGTGAGTGCCTGGCTGTGCATAAAATGGTTTCTGGCGGTCATTAACCGTATTGGCATGATGCCTTTCGTGATCTACCGGATAGTGCTTG